A window from Peromyscus eremicus chromosome 5, PerEre_H2_v1, whole genome shotgun sequence encodes these proteins:
- the Arl2bp gene encoding ADP-ribosylation factor-like protein 2-binding protein isoform X2, protein MRSSASDAEFDAVVGCLEDIIMDDEFQLLQRNFLDKYYQEFEDTEENKLTYTPIFNEYISLVEKYIEEQLLERIPGFNMAAFTTTLQHHKDEVAGDIFDMLLTFTDFLAFKEMFLYYRAEKEGRGLDLSSGLVVTSLCKSSSSPASQNNLRH, encoded by the exons ATGCG CTCCTCCGCCTCTGATGCAGAATTTGATGCTGTGGTTGGGTGTTTAGAGGACATTATTATGG ATGACGAGTTCCAGTTACTGCAGAGGAACTTCCTGGACAAGTACTACCAGGAGTTTGAAGACACAGAAGAGAATAAACTCACCTACACCCCcatttttaatgaatat ATTTCCCTGGTAGAGAAGTACATTGAAGAGCAGCTGCTGGAACGTATCCCAGGCTTCAACATGGCGGCTTTCACAACGACACTGCA GCACCATAAGGATGAAGTGGCTGGTGACATCTTTGACATGCTGCTCACATTCACGGATTTTCTGGCTTTCAAGGAGATGTTCCTGTACTACAGAGCA GAAAAGGAAGGCCGAGGACTGGACTTAAGCAGCGGCTTGGTGGTGACATCTCTGTGCAAGTCCTCTTCTTCACCAGCTTCCCAGAACAACCTGCGGCACTAG
- the Arl2bp gene encoding ADP-ribosylation factor-like protein 2-binding protein isoform X1, whose amino-acid sequence MDALEEESFALSFSSASDAEFDAVVGCLEDIIMDDEFQLLQRNFLDKYYQEFEDTEENKLTYTPIFNEYISLVEKYIEEQLLERIPGFNMAAFTTTLQHHKDEVAGDIFDMLLTFTDFLAFKEMFLYYRAEKEGRGLDLSSGLVVTSLCKSSSSPASQNNLRH is encoded by the exons ATGGACGCCCTAGAAGAAGAGAGCTTCGCGCTGTCCTT CTCCTCCGCCTCTGATGCAGAATTTGATGCTGTGGTTGGGTGTTTAGAGGACATTATTATGG ATGACGAGTTCCAGTTACTGCAGAGGAACTTCCTGGACAAGTACTACCAGGAGTTTGAAGACACAGAAGAGAATAAACTCACCTACACCCCcatttttaatgaatat ATTTCCCTGGTAGAGAAGTACATTGAAGAGCAGCTGCTGGAACGTATCCCAGGCTTCAACATGGCGGCTTTCACAACGACACTGCA GCACCATAAGGATGAAGTGGCTGGTGACATCTTTGACATGCTGCTCACATTCACGGATTTTCTGGCTTTCAAGGAGATGTTCCTGTACTACAGAGCA GAAAAGGAAGGCCGAGGACTGGACTTAAGCAGCGGCTTGGTGGTGACATCTCTGTGCAAGTCCTCTTCTTCACCAGCTTCCCAGAACAACCTGCGGCACTAG